The sequence below is a genomic window from Pseudorca crassidens isolate mPseCra1 chromosome 20, mPseCra1.hap1, whole genome shotgun sequence.
TTCATCTCTAATATAAACAGACTGATTTTTCTACTACACAGTTTGAAAACAGGTGACTTACACATTTTGcagttttatatatttgcctGAATCTGCAATCATATCAGGAATTGTGCCTCGAACAGGTAAATTTCCTTGACCCTCTTTGGCCACAAATTCCTTTAAGGCACGAGCTAAAATCCAAAATGTCGGAGtctaaaagaagcaaaaaaaattaacattaagtGACATCTGAATTTGACCCAAAGGTTAAGGtgtcattatttttactttttttgttattgttacctGTTTGGTGATATTTATGCAGCGATCATCATTAAATATATCTTCAATACTGCTTGGGATCTAACAAAGGAACAGGAAACATTTACTTATAATAAGAATTAATATAAGTTCACTTTTATTTTCACTGCCCACTTTAACTTCCACTGCAATTTTCCAAACAAGTTCAAATACAAACTTAGACTTTTATTCAGAATCACCACCAGATGGATTTATTGGCGAAAGAGCGAATGGAAGAAAGTCCCCTCCTGCCCACTGCTGTTAGCATTAAAGACTGACCTATTCTCTTACATCATAAATAGAGTAAAGAAGGAGCCTAAGTAAATCTTTTTATAGTCATATTTGAAGACAGAACAAAGATAACAGACATTAATACCAAGATAGATTTGTAGTCCTTCATGTTTTTCCATCTTGTCAAAAATCTGAAACCCTTACACCCTAATTAGTGACTGCTGAAAGAGACAACCACTCTGACAGAAATAATGTAGTTAAATTAAGGACGTTTAATGCTAGCAAGAACATCATACATTAATAAAAACTATAGATTTCTTAGGCTTTGATTCTACTGTTGTGTGGAAAATAGAACTTTCTTACTGGTAATTCCTAACtgctctctctgcttccactccCAGTCCCCTACAGTCTTTTGACCTCACAAGAGCCAGAATAagttttttagaaatataaatcagGTCACTCCATTCCCCTGCTCAAAACACTTTAGTGGCCTGCAGTGCCTTTATGATCAGGCCCTTTCTGCCTCTCCAAACTTAAATCCCTcccacctctttcccctttgtttaCTTCATTCCAATCACAGTGGCTTTCATACTGATCCTTGAACAAATGCCAAGCATCATCCCacttctgggcctttgcacatgtgcTTCCTTGGCCTGAAAAGTTCTTCCTCCAGACCTCTGCATGACACTTCACTTAGGCTTCTGCTTAAACACATCTCTTTGAGAGTCTCCCTGGCCCCTCCTGATCCCAGACCTCCTCTCCATCATACTCTACCCCTTTGTTCTACTCTAATTTTGTTCACAGCACCTGGTACATTTGTCTGTTTGCTTAGTTCACTGTCCCCCAACCATGAgaaccttgttttttttaattggggtaaattttacattcagcaaaatgtacaaatcttttttgttttgggttttttttttttttttggtggtacgcgggcctctcactgtttttttgtatttttgttgtgtccattataacttctttttcatttctaattttattgatttgagtcctcccttttttccttgatgagtctggctaaagttttatcaattttgtttatcttttcaaagaaccagcttttagtttttttttgtttctgtttttgtttttgttttttgcggtacacgggcctctcactgttgtggcctctcccgttgcggagcacaggctccggatgcgcaggctcagcggccatggcttacgggcctagctgatccacggcatgtgggatcttcctggaccgggacacgaacccatgtcccctgcattggcaggcggactctcaaccactgcgtcaccagggaagccccaaatgtacaaatcttaaatgtaaaattcaatgatttttgATAACTATACACATACTTCTAACCATCACCccaactgagacacagaaaattTTCATTACCCCAGAAAAATGTGTGATTCACAGAGCACATGCTTTTAATCACTCAGCAACACTACCTCATTGTCTCCAAAAAGTATGTAATGACACCTTGAGTGCTTTCCTAACTTGAAAGGTagcattttttcctgttttaaattataagaaaattctgggaactccctggtggtccagtggttaggattccacactGCTAACTGTTAGGccctcactgctgagggcccaggttcaatccctgtcagggaactaagatcccacaatctgtgtggtgcagccaaaaaaaagattaaaaaaaaaaaaaaaaggattaaaaaaattataagaaaattctAACTTATACTACCAGTTGTATTATTCCAAAGTTCCCCAAAAAACTCACTGGCcagaattcaaaaacaaaacaacaacaaaacaaagggCATCTAAACTAGGTTATCCTCCAAGTAatttttaaggtatacaatgtcaTTAAGAACATCTTCCAATATATCCAAATAATTACTGTCAAAAGCAAAGCAGGGTAAGATTTAACTTTTCAGGCAACACTATTTTGGACCAGCAAAATACCACCTTCATTATATAATTCCTACCCCAAAACACTTATTATTCACAAATCATGTACTTCAAacaattaatttatataaatcacTGTATCAAATTATATGCTGAAGCACTGAGATCCATTTTAACAAGGACAATACAGAATCTTATTAAAAGAATATTCAAGCTGTATTATAGATATTAACTTCTAACCAACTCTACAGTTtgagaaatattaaattaaaattaaaatcaactaTTTCACGTATGAGGACTTCAGAAAACACCTTTCATTTGTGAATACCTCATCAGCTCTTAATACCTGAGTTGTATTTAGTGCTGTGTTCACATTTTTAATAGCTTCTTCAAAATTCTCTTCATCTTCCGGAGCCCCATTTTCATTCTTTAGAATTcctattaaaatagaaattgatTAGCAAACAACAGcccttttcttttcactctttctctcccccCAGCATTATGGAGATAACCTTGTCAGATTCTGAAGGGAGGACTGGATACTGAACCTTAAGAAGAAATATGGCTAATcactagtcattttttttttttttttttggcggtacgcgggcatctcactgttgtggcctctcccgttgtagagcacaggctcccaacgcgcaggctcagtggccatggctcacgggcctagccgcaccgtggcatgtgggatcttcccagaccggggcacgaacccgtgtcccctgcatcggcaggcggactctcaaccactgcgccaccagggaagcccactggtcATTCTTAAAACTACACAAGGAGTGGCTCCTTAACCTCccgaggaaaataaaataaaagcccatgatgggggcttccctggtggcacagtggttaagaatccgcctgccaatgcagcggacaccagttcaagccctggttcaggaagatcccacaggccgcgaagcaactaagcccgtgcgccaaaactactgagcctgcactctagagcccacgagccacaactactgaagcccgcacgcctagagcccgcgcgcctagagcccgtgctcctcaacaagagaagccaccgcaatgagaagcccgtgcaccgaaccgaagagtagcccccgctcaccgcaagaaagcccatgtgcagcaacgaagaaccaatgcagccaaaaataaacaaattaaaaaaaaaaaatctcatgatgGCATCATCTGACAAAGGTGTTGACagaaattcaataaacattagcttcAAGCAATatgcttttcaaactttataCATTTAATCACATCCCATATTACCTTGTCTAATCAAATCTCTgaagtcttctttttctttatacgTTTTAGGTATTCGTCCATTTGTCTAaattgggttaaaaaaaattttaatctagtAAAAACTCAAAATATGGAAACTGAAAGTCCAGTTTCCCCCTATCCACATGAGATTTCATCAGCAAATCTATACCTTGGTGAAATCAGCTGACTTGATAGAAAACAGAAACTGTGGGCCATTTCTCTACATTCATTCCCCACTGCCAGTTTCAGAATGACAtttgttcaaatttcattttgttaataaaaatgtCAGTATCAAAAGAGAAACTGCTAGATTTAAACTAGCAGTTTAAATCAGCTGCCCTATAACcacatgaggaaaaaaaatcaatgtcccACCCCCTCCAAtgaaattctttataataaactgaaaaaatacaGTCAtatatggaatttcttttttcaagaaaGGACATACTTCACTATACCACTGTGCTAAATATTTAGCTATGATCACAATCCATGGAGTGTGGCTATGgtcctaaaaataaaagaatcaaaggAAATATCAGTATTAGTTAACACTaattagttaacatttatttttcactataCCATATCATTTtcaacaaattcaacaatatttattaaattcaatTATTCAACAATGTTTACATCTCTCAGTATATGTGGAAtaatgaatgaaggaaaatgaaCTGGGTTAACAAAAACTGCTTTACAAAGATTTTGAAGGCAGTGTCCAATTTAATTCTAATAAGGCAGGTATATACTATGATTGTCCCCATTCTACCATTAAGAAAACTGTCTCAGGGACTGCCACCCAAAAATAAAGCTCAAGTATCCTGATTTCAGATACCAATCCTAGACTAAGGAAGAGGGatcctttctgtgttttctgatgAACCAAATACCTGCATTTAATTAATGGGtagtcagggggaaaaaaatatgtgtgtgtgtgtgtgtgtgtgtgtgtgtgtgtgtgccttaaATTACATGGCCTGTTATAAATATCATTATTTCTATAATGAAATATGCAGTTGCCTTGGTAATTCTCAAAcactaaaaataagttttaagagGAGTCAATTTCAACAAACACCACCCCAAATTCAAACTGTTTTAAAAAGGACATCTATTTGTTTAGGAAAGAGCCATGAAGAGGGCTTCTGGGATATGTTAATGTCcaatttcttgatctgggtgttgATTACACATATGTTCAGTTAATGTACttttcttcaataaaaaagtttttaaattttggggaAAGATAGATTTATTCAAAACAAATTAGGTACAATGTTGTTACTATGTGACCTGGATGACAGAACTATGGAGGTTTATAGTATTTCCTCActttgtaattcaaaaaccttaggttaaaaacaaagttttaagtATACCTATAAATGGAAGGTCACACACACTACCAACCTTTTTTTCCATATGATCCAAATCATAAGACTGAAAATGTTCTCTCAGTTCAGGAAATGGCTTATCCAGTCGTAGATCCTCTAATGCGTTATCTGGATGAGATTCTATTACTGTGAAACAAATAATCCCAAAAGATAAACTTACTTCTTTAGCAATACTGCTGGCAGTACATACATTATACGAACTTAGgaaatctgtaattttttttgtgtgtgtgtgctacgcgggcctctcactgttgtggcctctcccgttgtggagcacaggctctggacgcgcaggctcagcggccatggctcacaggcccagccgctccgcggcatgtgggatcttcccggaccggggcacgaacccgtgtcccctgcatcggcaggtggactctcaaccactgcgccaccagggaagcccggaaatctgtaatttttaaatgggcataGGGCCTACAggtttttctcattgttttgttcattattgagttaaatttacatatacatataaatttgtattttactaaatgcacaaattttaagtgaactatagttttttttttttttttggactatagttttaataaaagtaaaaccaAGATTCCTTTAGTGAAGAATTTTCTTATTACAATTGGAAAAGATCAAAATAGGTAAAATTTGCGCTCCGATAGCACCCAACAACCTACCCTTCCTCCGCCTGTGGTCTTCAACAGACAGCATCACCATCCACCTAGACCTCTTCCCTAGAAATGTGATGGTCTTCCCTGACTTCGAGCTTCCTTGGTCCAGTATCAGTCCCTCCCCACATCCTGATGTCACTTCATACACAGCTCTCCACATAGGGGAGCGTGGGAAAGTGTGTAGTTTCAGTGAGTGTTTAGAGCTAGGCTCCATTCtgtcacttgctagctgtgtgaccttaggcaaatagcttaatctctctatgcctcagcatccttatctgtaaaaagcAGATAAAACAGTATCAGCCTTACAAGGATGttggaaagattaaatgaaataatccacaTAAAGGCAGGCACACAGCTAGCAATGTTAACCTTCATTACCATCTACCCCCTCTTCCCTATCCTTATAACATCTGCCCTCAGTCAGgggctctctctctgtctctctctttctctcacctaGACCACTGAAAATCTCCTAAAAGCAACCCTTGTCTCCAATCTTTACCCCTTCAAATCCATTCATTCTCCACCGGGTTTCAGAGTGACCggtttaaaacaaaatgtttgcCTTGTCACTTTCCTACTTACAACTCCTAAATGACCCAGCACCACTGCCAAAAACTTATCCTCAAAAGCCACTCCTTAGCTGCCCAGGCAGATACCACTTTTCAGTGATGCTACCAATGCCAATGACTGTCATTACACTAGCAGAGTACCTGGCTCAGAGCAATGCAGGAGTACTGAACGAAAACTTTATATGATGATTTAagattaaaattttctaaataaaggGACTTGAACTGATGCAAGCCTGCCTATGGATGAGTTCAGTCTCCTATAAACACTGTTTCCTTGGAACAGTAGTTAGGTAAATGCCTTGCTTGCTGTGTGCAATTACACCTGAACTGGGGAAGCCTAATGCCTGTATGAGAATGGAATAGAATACTGGTGGGGGAAAAGGTGGCATATCCTTTCTGTGTCAGTGTAACCCACATACCTTGGCTCTTACCTGTGCCAGACATACATGCCCTATGTAGGTTAGGAGGCAAAAAAAGCTAGGTATTTGCATAGCTGCTGGGCCTCCTTATAAGATGAAGCAGCTGCACCTGTTGTATCTCCTGCTTTGTATCCTTCTATAATGCTAAGTAAAGGAAATACAAAGATTAAAGCCTACTGATTCTGACTGCCACTTTGAACGTGTAACCAGAGTTGAGCTGCTACAAATTTACTCTGTGATTTAAAATTGACTTTCTAAATTGTCAAGTTCCTAAAATTATAGCTAAAGCAACCAATAGGAAGCCCCATATGTGCAACAATTTTACCTGGATGTTCTTTTATAATGATCCTCATATAACCAACTAGTCCATATGTCCTACAGATCAAAAGAGGGATTTGGGAACTCCAGAGGACATCTGCTAAACGTAGTAATGTACTGTAAAAGAAGGCACAAAAGATAAGAACATAAGCAAATGGAAACATGCCAAatgtgaaaatgctttaaaataaagcaacttCCTTACTAAATAATAAATGCAAAGGTATATCTATTGAATTTACATAAACAGCATATTTACATAAACATATGCTGAAAAGCAAGAAATTCCACAAGGTTGCAGTCTCAAAGAAAGTATAGACTAGAGAGATATGAAAACCTAGTCCTTTGTATTAGGGAGAATGCTACTGAAAGACATCTCCTAAACATTTccataataaagaagaaaatatttataaaaccttTGTATACAGCGCCAAGCACTCCCTATAATTAATtctaactagtttttttttttcactaaaaaaatAACCAATGTTCAATTTAACTgttctaaatatatttcttttaaagtttcacatctcagtatttttctcttccctATCTTTTTAGTGCTGGAGATCTATAAGCACTTCTAATTAAAGATTTCTATGGAGTTTAAGAATTGTAAGGACCACAAACTCTGCAGTGAAAACAAAACCATGCAAATCTAAtaagagattaaaataaaaacaaattaacttaaaaatttacCTTTCAGGAAGCTGAGTTGCAACCACAATGGTAAACCTACAGAAAAATGAAGGATCATTGTCTAGAAGGTTTTCTGGACTCTAAATAGGACAGGGGAAAGAAAATCCAACAATTTGACAATCATattaaagatgacagaaacagttAAGCTACTTGAGAACAAGTGAGGTAAATGCTAGACTCCAATGTTAAAATAATTCAACTCTCAACATAAATATACAAAGATTCAAAATTCTAAATTCCTAGGGCTCTGAAttactaaaaaattaaatttctgacCAGAaataataatgtgtatatatatacatatatatatatacctcttCCACAAAATTCCCAGAGACATCGTTATTTAATTCTTGTAAGAATTCCATGGCGGCTTGAGCTcggttctttttaaaaacaaaacattttacttgaattagaaaaaaatttggtTAAAATTAACCCCTTAATTTACAGATCAGGcaaaaacactgtaaaacaaccCAAATTCCATGCACAGATATGACAACTCTGCTTTACATATTGTGTTTAAACTGGGACTAAACCAGAGTATTACTTAAAACAGAGCTTAACCATCATTATTCAGAATTCTTAAATGCTTACATGACTTGCACTCTACTTTTCTGATTAGGCAAATGACCAGAAAACCCTGGGGAGCAGGTAGGGAGATTCTGAGTCAAGTTGAGACTTACTCTAACCTCCCACATTTACAGTCCTGCACATGAGAGGTCAGTCATTAAAGAAACAGTCATTTCTATTCAGAATACTACACTAAGTTGACCCATATggttttgtaagatttttaatatgaaatacaAAACTAAGACACATTCTGACTAActcttggtaaaaaaaaatcttcttaacCAAAATACTCCAACCTCTGAACATTAACATCACTGAATATTTAACTTTAATACAGGATAATAAAAACACGAATAGTACTTCTAAGTTCTTAAACTACCAAGCATATAAAGATTTACgagatcagaaaaaaaatgagataattagCTTTTTTCTCGGAGGAATAGTAAGCTCTTTTAAAGTAAAGCTTTTCAAACAATCGAAACACAGTGGCATCACTAGATGTTCAAATACAACTATATTCTATAACAAACTGATTTTTACCTTGCCAATACTGCTTCTCTgaaggaaaaaactaaaacagaataaaaacaaatttaatggCTTCTCTGACTATAAAGGAAAGGTTATTTGTAATACCAGGTGCATTTCATTCACAGTTTAAAacaaactatattttaatttcagactGTAAcagccttcctggaggaagaaAGCTGGATGAAACTTGTAACCAAAGACAGGCTAATAAATCAATGTTACCCAAAGTATGTACCACAGAACATGAATTTCACAAAATGCTCTGAGAAAAGGGTTCCCGGGCTTTAAAAAGTTTGGGAAACAACATATGTTATATTCTCTCTTGGAAATTCATAATATATGTAATACGCATGATGTTGAAGTCTTACACTAAAGAAATGTTTAGTTTCATTTGACCcatttcccaaactcatttgacCATGGAATCCATTTGCCCATTTAACAGCTACTGACCACACTTGGGAAATGCTGCATTGAATAGTCTGCTTTTGCAGGTAACTATAACAGATTTATTCAGGCTTCCTCCCACACATATCCTTGTTGTGCCCCAAGGTCCAGATCTGAGTCTGCTGATCAGAGTCAGGGTACCCTTGGAGCACAAGCTCAGCAGCTCCACAAGAGAAAGAAACCTCATTCTGTTCtaaccaaccaagcaagcaaagATAAAAGAACTTTTTCTTTATAGATACCAATAAAAGGGTGTTGTGGTAGTGAAACTTGTATTACCACCCAGAGAAAAGATAACAAAGCTCAATGTGAACCAAATTCTGATTTCCCTTCTATTTACTCATTGTTGTTGTTTACTGACAAATATAATGAGAGACCCCAGACTCCAAGTCCCTGAAAAGGCAAGCATGAAATCCAAATTGGGGAATGCTCTGAAAGCCTAAATATGATCATCTTTAAAGAATGATATGCAGGCCATCTTTAAAACagcatttttagggcttccctggtggcgcagtggttaagaatccacctgccaatgcaggggacacgggtttgagccctggcccgggaagatcccacatgccgcagagcaactaagcccgtgcaccacaactggtgagcctgcgctctagagcccgcgtgctgcaactagtgaagcccacgcacctagagcccgtgctgcgcaaccagagaagccactgcaatgagaagcctgcacaccgcaacaaagagtaatgcctgctcgccgcaactagagaaaacctgtgcacagtaacgaagacccaatacagccaaaaaaataaaataaattaaataaataaatttattaaaaaaaaaatgaacagcatTTTTACAGACAGTGTAGTGTAGAAAGAGATATACCTGGACTAAGATTAGAAGACACCACAAACAAAAGGTAGCTTTTACTATCTTATAATCCGAAAATACAATTATTGTTAATTATATACTAACATCTAGGAATCAATATAAGGACTCAGGAAGGATCCAGATTTCACAAATAAAGTAATAATGACTACCCTTTTTcattaataacaacaataaagaCAGTAATGATGGGTATCttttactaaaggcctatttgccagacactgtgctagcaCTTTACCTATATTAACTCACTTCATCCTTGCCATGATCCTAAGCATAGGGACTATTTCCACCTGGAAGTTAAGTCACCCTGATTGAGGAGTTGAAGCTGGAATTCAGGCCTTGCTCTCCCATGACAAGGCACTGCCTTCCCTAACATGCAGGTATTTGAAAAGAATAGAACATACTTATTTCCAGCATCTTCTCCGCTGACCTGATTTCCATCAATAATCGTAAATGAACCAATACCTGGGAGACAAAACAAGAGTCAGTCAAGAATATATATTTCTAGCTCAAAACCTTAAAGAAGTAAATTTACAACAACAAAAGTATAATACCTGGTAGCACCAAGTTTTTAAGAATTTCAGTTCCTGTAGCTGTTGCATTTATTAGGCAAACATGAGCAGATTCTAAAGCCTCTTGCCCATGATCACCCCACAACCTACAAAAGAACACACAAATTTAACGTTTTCAAAGCTTTCATGAAAACACAACTTTATTTGAATCATGATCTTTGATCTTTAAAGTGTTCTCGTATAGAATAACTGATGTGACAACCACGGCAAATATGCGAGACAGGAACAGCAGGAGGTGTTACGGGGATTATATAGCTGACTAACCTGAGACTCAAACAGGTTGATGCCTGGCATGGTTAAAGGGGGGGTTAAATCAGAACTAAAAATTTGGTCTTCCAGCTCCTAGTCCATTATTCTTTTCAAGCCAGATAACTTACAGAACAGAAAGTCTTTGTAGTCATTAACATTAGAGAAGAAccttagatttatttattattattattcttgtttttgGCCGTGTCATGCGGCATGTgggccatgtgggatcttggttctcctcccagggattgaacctgcgccccctgcagtggaagtgtggaatcttaaccactggaccgccaggaaagtcccgagAAGTACCTTAGATTTAAAACCtattattctctatttcatttctccTTAAGTTATAGGGATCCAGAATATTTAAGATCTTGACATAGGACTTATCACCATGACGTCTGCCAAGAGTGAGAAAAGATTTACCAAGAAAGTTGAATTATCATCTGAAAAGCCTTCACACTGACTTCAATAAGAGTGCTTTAAAATGTAATTCCCAATGAACATTCTAATAGCATgattaataaatgcatatattaaaaaacagaaagatgtaATAAGGATTAGAAATATATGTTATAACCTGAAATATATGTTATATCCTGTCACACCAGCATATCATCAACATGGCAAGGTACATGATCAAATAAGCATCATGACAGCTGATCCAACCTGGTTACCTTCGCCCAGAAAGCCTATTAACTAATGTATCTTTTCTTGTCAGTATAGGAACTAGTATGGGGGAGCCCAAGTCATTAGAAAAGTTTCATAGCCTGGAGGACTGATAGACTTTAAGGTGCTTTCCCTGTCACCTGATCTAAAGCAGATTCCCTCTTTTTATGTAGCCCATATGTCTTCCAGAGCATATCACAACTGTAACTGCctcatttggggtttttttctttaattaatttattttatttatttatttttggctgtgcttggTCTTCGTGGccgtgcctgggctttctctagttgcagtagctggggctactcttcgttgcggtgcggtggcttctcttgctgcggagcacgggctctaggcgcgcaggcttcggtagttgtggctcgtgggctccagagcgcaggctcagtagttgtggcgcacgggcttagttactccgcagcatgtgggatcttcccagaccagggatcgaacccgtgtcccctgcattggcaggcagattcttaaccactgcgccaccagggaagccctcatttggTGTTTTATTTGCTGAACACCCATCTCTCCATTCCACTCTAAGCTCCGTAAGGGTCCAGACCACTCCCACTGTTCACCACTGGAACCCCAATGCCCGATACAGTGCTCTGCCCAGGATAAGTGATCACTGAATAACTGTCAAATGCATGGAGGAATAGCCTAGAAG
It includes:
- the NAE1 gene encoding NEDD8-activating enzyme E1 regulatory subunit isoform X1 — encoded protein: MAQPGKLLKEQKYDRQLRLWGDHGQEALESAHVCLINATATGTEILKNLVLPGIGSFTIIDGNQVSGEDAGNNFFLQRSSIGKNRAQAAMEFLQELNNDVSGNFVEESPENLLDNDPSFFCRFTIVVATQLPESTLLRLADVLWSSQIPLLICRTYGLVGYMRIIIKEHPVIESHPDNALEDLRLDKPFPELREHFQSYDLDHMEKKDHSHTPWIVIIAKYLAQWYSETNGRIPKTYKEKEDFRDLIRQGILKNENGAPEDEENFEEAIKNVNTALNTTQIPSSIEDIFNDDRCINITKQTPTFWILARALKEFVAKEGQGNLPVRGTIPDMIADSGKYIKLQNVYREKAKKDAAAVGNHVAKLLQSIGQAPESISEKELKLLCSNSAFLRVVRCRSLAEEYGLHTVNKDEIISSMDNPDNEIVLYLMLRAVDRFHKQHGRYPGVSNYQVEEDIGKLKSCLTGFLQEYGLSIIVKDDYVHEFCRYGAAEPHTIAAFLGGAAAQEVIKVITKQFVIFNNTYIYSGMSQTSATFQL
- the NAE1 gene encoding NEDD8-activating enzyme E1 regulatory subunit isoform X2; protein product: MAQPGKLLKEQKYDRQLRLWGDHGQEALESAHVCLINATATGTEILKNLVLPGIGSFTIIDGNQVSGEDAGNNFFLQRSSIGKSPENLLDNDPSFFCRFTIVVATQLPESTLLRLADVLWSSQIPLLICRTYGLVGYMRIIIKEHPVIESHPDNALEDLRLDKPFPELREHFQSYDLDHMEKKDHSHTPWIVIIAKYLAQWYSETNGRIPKTYKEKEDFRDLIRQGILKNENGAPEDEENFEEAIKNVNTALNTTQIPSSIEDIFNDDRCINITKQTPTFWILARALKEFVAKEGQGNLPVRGTIPDMIADSGKYIKLQNVYREKAKKDAAAVGNHVAKLLQSIGQAPESISEKELKLLCSNSAFLRVVRCRSLAEEYGLHTVNKDEIISSMDNPDNEIVLYLMLRAVDRFHKQHGRYPGVSNYQVEEDIGKLKSCLTGFLQEYGLSIIVKDDYVHEFCRYGAAEPHTIAAFLGGAAAQEVIKVITKQFVIFNNTYIYSGMSQTSATFQL